A section of the Flavobacterium sp. CG_23.5 genome encodes:
- a CDS encoding leucyl aminopeptidase family protein: MKTNTIQNLTNFSGTIIIPVFETYEKNIVPIAFDGLEIPAKVFFGKKDTHYLAEIKDNLHLFVGLGKTVDYKTLKTTFRRIAAKQKEHLSANVALVLPEQFTADQVEAMISGLLLGTYDLGHFKADKKAHPFLDSDFTLNLVSEKDHLATANKAIKIAKAQLGVYNLVDLPPNTITPKYLSTWAKETGEKYGFEVKILGYDASKIAGLGAFLAVGKGSENEPQFIIMNYTPKQKVKSMKHVGLVGKGITFDTGGLNIKTAGMVHMKCDMAGGGAVLGAMQLIADLQLPVKVTAIVPCAENSVDAKSFLPSDVIHSYSGNSIEIIDTDAEGRLVLADGLSYLIKNFKPEYIVDIATLTGSSVGTFGYECAALFTNNEEMAKKLQDSGDSVGERLWPLPLWDVYKQDIESDIADVKNYSGKLVAGAISAAKFLEYFTQEHTAWAHLDVAGVAFGDDEFAKSKHATAYGVHLLTKFIENL; encoded by the coding sequence ATGAAAACAAACACAATTCAAAACCTAACAAATTTTTCAGGAACAATTATAATTCCAGTTTTTGAAACTTATGAAAAAAATATTGTTCCAATTGCGTTTGATGGATTAGAGATTCCTGCAAAAGTATTTTTCGGCAAAAAAGACACGCATTATTTAGCCGAAATAAAGGATAATCTACATTTATTTGTTGGTTTAGGAAAAACAGTAGATTATAAAACTTTAAAAACTACTTTTCGTCGCATTGCGGCTAAGCAAAAAGAGCATTTAAGCGCGAATGTGGCTTTAGTTTTACCGGAACAATTTACGGCTGATCAAGTGGAAGCGATGATTTCAGGTTTGCTTTTAGGAACTTATGATTTGGGTCATTTTAAAGCAGATAAAAAAGCACATCCTTTTCTAGATTCTGATTTTACTTTGAATTTAGTTTCCGAAAAAGATCATTTGGCGACGGCTAATAAAGCAATAAAAATTGCAAAAGCACAATTAGGTGTTTATAACTTAGTAGATCTACCCCCAAATACCATTACACCAAAATACTTATCAACTTGGGCTAAAGAGACGGGAGAAAAATATGGATTTGAGGTAAAAATTTTAGGTTACGATGCTTCAAAAATTGCGGGTCTTGGCGCTTTCTTGGCAGTAGGAAAAGGAAGTGAAAATGAGCCACAATTTATCATTATGAATTACACTCCAAAACAAAAAGTGAAATCCATGAAGCATGTTGGTCTGGTTGGAAAAGGAATAACCTTTGATACCGGAGGACTAAATATAAAAACGGCAGGAATGGTTCATATGAAGTGCGATATGGCAGGAGGTGGCGCCGTTCTTGGAGCGATGCAACTCATAGCCGATTTGCAATTACCTGTAAAAGTTACCGCTATAGTTCCTTGTGCAGAAAATTCGGTCGATGCCAAATCATTTTTACCAAGTGATGTCATACACAGTTACAGTGGGAATTCGATAGAAATCATTGATACAGATGCGGAAGGCCGACTCGTTTTAGCCGATGGATTATCGTATTTAATTAAAAATTTCAAACCAGAATATATCGTAGATATTGCCACTCTAACAGGAAGCAGTGTTGGTACTTTTGGGTATGAATGTGCCGCCTTGTTTACTAATAATGAAGAAATGGCTAAGAAATTGCAAGATTCCGGAGATTCAGTAGGAGAGCGACTTTGGCCTTTACCGCTTTGGGATGTTTACAAACAAGATATTGAAAGTGATATTGCCGATGTAAAAAACTACAGCGGAAAACTAGTAGCCGGAGCAATTAGTGCTGCTAAATTTTTAGAATATTTTACGCAGGAACATACCGCTTGGGCACATCTTGACGTTGCTGGTGTAGCATTTGGAGACGACGAATTTGCAAAAAGCAAACACGCAACCGCTTATGGAGTTCATTTATTAACTAAATTCATTGAAAATTTATAA